Proteins co-encoded in one Salvia splendens isolate huo1 chromosome 4, SspV2, whole genome shotgun sequence genomic window:
- the LOC121799868 gene encoding granule-bound starch synthase 1, chloroplastic/amyloplastic-like, with amino-acid sequence MASIQYASYVHGGATSMDSKLNLAQIGQRTQVMTHTGLRLVKTAEVLQMRNKVKASAKQWKNIDTKIVCGTGMNLVFVSAECGPWSKTGGLGDVVGGLPPAMAANGHRVMTVSPRYDQYKDAWDTSVTVEVLVGDKLETLRFFHCWKRGVDRIFVDHPIFLEKVIGKTKSKIYGPSAGEDYEDNQLRFSMLCLAALEAPRVLNLNSNKYFSGPYGDDVIFVANDWHTALLPCYLKTLYQPKGIFTNAKVALCIHNIAYQGRFAFSDFYLLNLPDQLKSSFEFIDGYEKPVKGRKINWMKAGIIESDIVVTVSPYYAKELVSGPDKGVELDNILRSIPFCVSGIVNGMDTQEWNPLTDKHIDYHFDITTVMDAKPLLKEALQALVGLPVDKNIPLIGFIGRLEEQKGSDILVAAVEKFIGMDVQVVILGTGKKKFEKEIEKLEELYPDKARGVAKFNVPLAHAITAGADYMLVPSRFEPCGLIQLHAMRYGTIPICASTGGLVDTVKEGYTGFHIGAFSVECAAVDPDDVTKIVNTVGRALNVYGTPAFTEMINNCMSQDLSWKGPAKKWEELLLSLGVDGSEAGIEGEEIAPLAKENVATP; translated from the exons ATGGCGAGCATACAGTATGCTTCGTATGTCCATGGAGGCGCAACCTCAATGGATTCCAAGTTAAATCTGGCTCAGATTGGGCAGAGGACTCAAGTGATGACGCATACGGGGTTGAGATTAGTGAAGACTGCTGAGGTGCTTCAAATGAGAAACAAGGTGAAAGCCAGTGCTAAACAGTGGAAGAATATAGACACAAAGATCGTATGTGGAACTGGGATGAACTTGGTTTTCGTGTCGGCCGAGTGTGGCCCTTGGAGCAAGACCGGCGGCCTTGGTGACGTTGTTGGTGGACTGCCTCCTGCCATGGCCGCAAATGGACACAGAGTCATGACTGTGTCCCCGCGTTATGATCAGTATAAAGATGCCTGGGACACTAGTGTCACTGTTGAG GTACTAGTTGGAGACAAACTTGAAACTTTGAGATTCTTCCATTGCTGGAAGCGTGGAGTTGATCGTATTTTTGTGGATCACCCCATTTTCTTGGAGAAG GTCATCGGAAAAACCAAATCCAAGATTTATGGTCCTTCTGCTGGAGAAGATTATGAGGATAACCAGTTGCGCTTCAGCATGTTGTGCCTG GCTGCTTTGGAGGCTCCTAGAGTCTTGAATCTAAACAGCAACAAGTACTTCTCCGGACCATACG GTGACGATGTTATCTTCGTTGCTAATGACTGGCACACTGCTTTGCTTCCTTGCTACCTGAAAACCCTTTACCAACCTAAAGGAATCTTCACAAATGCTAAG GTTGCCTTGTGCATCCACAACATTGCCTATCAGGGAAGATTCGCATTCTCAGACTTCTATCTGCTCAATCTACCTGATCAACTCAAGAGCTCTTTTGAATTCATTGATGGGTATGAGAAACCAGTGAAGGGAAGGAAAATTAACTGGATGAAGGCCGGGATTATAGAATCTGATATAGTTGTAACTGTGAGCCCCTATTATGCCAAGGAACTTGTTTCTGGTCCCGATAAAGGTGTTGAGTTGGACAACATCCTACGTAGCATTCCTTTTTGTGTGTCTGGCATTGTAAACGGCATGGATACTCAAGAGTGGAACCCATTGACTGATAAACACATCGACTATCACTTTGATATCACCACT GTTATGGATGCTAAGCCATTGCTGAAGGAAGCTCTTCAAGCATTAGTGGGCTTGCCTGTTGATAAGAACATTCCTCTCATAGGATTTATTGGCAGACTTGAAGAACAAAAGGGATCAGATATCCTTGTCGCTGCAGTTGAAAAATTTATTGGGATGGATGTTCAAGTAGTCATCCTT GGAACTGGGAAGAAGAAGTTCGAGAAGGAGATTGAGAAACTTGAGGAGCTGTACCCTGATAAAGCTAGAGGAGTGGCCAAATTCAATGTGCCATTGGCCCATGCCATAACTGCCGGTGCTGATTACATGTTGGTTCCTAGCAGATTCGAACCTTGTGGGCTCATCCAGTTACATGCCATGCGATATGGAACC ATACCGATCTGTGCTTCAACCGGTGGTCTGGTGGACACTGTGAAAGAAGGATACACTGGGTTCCATATTGGAGCTTTCAGTGTTGAG TGTGCTGCGGTTGACCCAGACGACGTGACGAAGATTGTGAACACAGTGGGGAGAGCTCTTAATGTGTACGGCACGCCTGCATTCACTGAAATGATAAACAACTGCATGTCACAGGATCTCTCTTGGAAG GGGCCTGCAAAGAAATGGGAAGAGCTGCTACTAAGCTTGGGTGTGGATGGCAGTGAAGCTGGTATTGAGGGAGAAGAAATAGCTCCACTTGCTAAGGAAAACGTTGCCACTCCTTGA